In Spodoptera frugiperda isolate SF20-4 chromosome 4, AGI-APGP_CSIRO_Sfru_2.0, whole genome shotgun sequence, a single window of DNA contains:
- the LOC118272497 gene encoding uncharacterized protein LOC118272497 isoform X1 — protein sequence MDLAETMKSVLAKSTGTSSGAASTSSSATPHGAEGYVTEKLYMLLQLYLQNKGWSPSIELLQCFSDLKESSMLPSAAYLQMMASRVGLDTQGRLILRENGKIILPYEHFANAVMLKHMNGPHGLHLGLEATVRAVVESYTIGREQFGMEKEFIIEVVQNCPNPACRYYKNQLEMTQKSIQQHLSQQPTYIPDAGATNLPDSQAVERLLRSTALAQDYQLPLAPHLAALSELLSSLTGEKSDRRSQDKLSQHQQMLLQHQNRSLGHQSSIDKYSHSQQRSSSSSQASLETKSKHHYSDEHKLTDFLRANLESLESLSGGSGSGSHGERGGAGSGASGGGGAGGQERVVRAFAELARNLQRMRPCVRPAMCKPYGKQSEQLQKILLDTIQLVQSLRSYLPPPHIQVTSWKNDDKLRSNNMEEMESRKIVSGN from the exons ATGGATTTGGCGGAGACGATGAAGAGTGTACTTGCAAAAAGCACTGGGACGTCGAGCGGCGCGGCGAGTACGTCGAGTTCGGCAACACCGCACGGAGCAGAGGGCTATGTCACTGAGAAACTGTACATGCTGCTGCAGCTCTACCTACAGAACAAGGGCTGGAGCCCCAGTATAGAACTGCTGCAATGTTTCAGTGACCTCAAAGAGTCATCCATGCTTCCCAGTGCTGCATATTTGCA AATGATGGCATCCAGAGTAGGTTTAGATACACAAGGAAGACTGATTCTGCGCGAGAATGGGAAGATAATATTGCCATATGAACATTTTGCTAACGCTGTCATGTTGAAACATATGAATGGACCTCATGGGCTCCATCTAGGGTTAGAAGCAACAGTTAGAGCT GTTGTAGAATCATACACAATAGGCAGGGAGCAGTTTGGAATGGAGAAGGAGTTTATAATAGAAGTAGTACAGAACTGCCCCAACCCTGCTTGTCGGTATTACAAGAACCAGCTGGAGATGACGCAGAAGTCCATACAACAGCATCTTTCTCAACAACCCACATATATTCCag ATGCGGGTGCCACAAACCTGCCTGACAGCCAGGCAGTGGAGCGTCTGTTACGCAGCACGGCTTTAGCACAAGACTACCAGCTTCCTCTAGCACCACATCTCGCCGCTCTCAGTGAGTTGTTAT CTAGCCTAACAGGTGAGAAGTCAGATCGTCGCAGCCAGGACAAGCTGTCGCAACACCAGCAGATGCTGCTGCAGCATCAGAACAGGTCGCTGGGCCACCAGTCCTCCATCGACAAGTACTCGCACTCACAGCAGCGCTCCTCCAGCTCCTCACAAGCCAGTCTCGAGACCAAGTCTAAGCATCACTATTCAGATGAACATAAACTTACTGACTTTCTAAG GGCAAATTTGGAGAGTCTGGAGTCTTTGTCTGGTGGTTCCGGGTCTGGCTCGCACGGAGAACGCGGGGGCGCGGGTTCAGGCGCgagcgggggcgggggcgcgggcggccaAGAGCGTGTCGTGCGCGCCTTTGCAGAGCTGGCGCGCAACTTGCAACGCATGCGGCCCTGCGTGCGCCCCGCCATGTGCAAGCCCTATGGCAAGCAGAGTGAGCAGCTACAGAAGA TTCTGTTGGACACCATCCAGTTGGTTCAGTCGCTCCGCAGTTACTTGCCGCCACCACATATCCAGGTCACCTCGTGGAAGAATGATGATAAGTTGCG CTCCAACAACATGGAGGAGATGGAGAGCCGTAAGATAGTGAGCGGTAACTAG
- the LOC118272818 gene encoding p21-activated protein kinase-interacting protein 1-like, with the protein MDELIVGTYEGFVLGYSIRTEDAVMKLKQTFATHSHTASVRCMSIGGKFLASGGTDDKVVVIDMKTRKEHTVLMNHDGTINTVAFTNGGTHLLTGSDDGSIIVTRTGNWQIEKIWKKAHGGQPVTAIAVHPSDKLALSVGGDKTLRTWNLIKGRPAFTINLASKGVLLPTEIKFSPGGDRFSLVSQQSVDVWTISKAGVEKRITCTSKPTSVQWLTDERIYVGLENGNIITLTVSDNQALTYKAHKQRVKSLHYENEMLYSASSSGELKVWSVDDSKLDELCSCNASCRITCVTLNRQSHLIKKEDKSDEEETEEKVASEENDDSDEAEEVSPPPSKRKPGAFVTISYGDDDKDDNDEDTEVKPPPAKKFKKRKRNKKSKKALKPAE; encoded by the exons ATGGACGAGTTAATTGTAGGCACGTACGAAGGCTTCGTACTTGGATATTCTATACGCACTGAAGATGCG gttatgaaattaaaacaaacgttTGCTACTCATTCACACACAGCATCGGTAAGATGTATGTCTATAGGAGGCAAATTCCTTGCATCGGGTGGCACCGATGATAAAGTTGTGGTTATCGACATGAAAACTCGTAAAGAGCACACAGTCCTTATGAATCACGATGGGACGATAAATACCGTCGCTTTTACCAACGGCGGTACACATCTACTAACTGGCAGTGATGATGGTTCAATTATTGTTACCAGGACAGGTAACTGGCAAATAGAAAAGATATGGAAAAAAGCACACGGAG GTCAGCCAGTCACAGCCATTGCTGTGCATCCATCAGACAAACTCGCCCTCAGTGTAGGTGGTGACAAAACTCTCAGAACATGGAATTTGATCAAAGGTCGCCCAGCCTTCACCATCAACCTCGCTAGTAAAGGTGTCTTATTACCTACAGAAATTAAGTTTTCTCCAGGAGGTGATAGGTTTTCATTAGTTTCTCAACAGTCTGTTGATGTATGGACAATAAGTAAAGCTGGTGTAGAAAAACGAATAACTTGTACTTCAAAACCAACATCTGTGCAGTGGTTGACGGATGAAAGGATATATGTTGGATTAGAAAACGGCAATATCATTACTCTGACTGTGTCCGATAATCAAGCTCTTACTTATAAGGCACACAAACAGAGGGTAAAGTCACTgcattatgaaaatgaaatgttataTTCCGCTTCTAGTTCAGGAGAACTGAAGGTGTGGTCTGTAGATGACTCTAAGTTAGATGAACTCTGTTCCTGCAATGCTTCATGTAGGATAACCTGCGTCACACTAAATAGGCAAAGTCATCTTATCAAAAAGGAGGACAAGTCTGATGAAGAAGAAACAGAAGAGAAAGTAGCAAGTGAGGAAAATGATGACTCGGATGAAGCTGAGGAAGTCAGTCCTCCACCCTCCAAGAGAAAACCTGGGGCTTTTGTCACCATTAGCTATGGTGACGATGACAAAGACGACAATGATGAAGATACTGAAGTCAAACCACCACCAGCAAAGAAATTCAAGAAAAGAAAACGCAACAAAAAGTCTAAGAAAGCACTAAAACCTgctgaataa
- the LOC118272385 gene encoding protein-L-histidine N-pros-methyltransferase translates to MPYVIYGTTANNRARAQRRLSLYPAQTNSYRSERRSVSANESGIYYSLSTCVGAWGAMKTSRGRGAAGAQFAGERAAPRRHTDTRSRCSPQRALYLIPVIAVRHTGTVHRRYTFNHHHHTIQPYKAPSHYEFCCYRWLGRGSMFVLSEAQARALLRTTGHGIGAGALVDVGAGDGEVSRRFAHIYPHNYATEISASMRKTLAEKGYKLLDTEKWHHYRQFDCICMMNLLDRCSKPKTMLKQARDALAPGGVLMLALVLPYKPYVEVTSDHKPEERLPIEGAYFEDQLAAFVKFMREEAGFELVSWTRAPYLCEGDFAQAYYWLDDSVYVFKPTAVDPTT, encoded by the exons ATGCCGTACGTGATATATGGTACTACGGCTAATAACAGAGCTCGAGCCCAGCGCCGATTATCCCTTTACCCGGCGCAGACGAATTCGTATCGATCGGAGCGTCGCTCGGTCTCAGCTAATGAGAGCGGGATTTACTACTCATTATCCACTTGTGTTGGTGCCTGGGGCGCGATGAAGACGTCGCGGGGTCGCGGAGCCGCAGGCGCACAATTTGCCGGCGAGCGGGCAGCGCCGCGCCGCCACACCGACACACGGTCGCGCTGTAGCCCGCAGCGGGCTTTGTACTTGATCCCGGTAATTGCAGTCCGGCACACCGGCACCGTGCACCGCCGATACACCTTCaaccaccaccaccacacgaTCCAGCCA TACAAAGCACCTTCTCATTATGAATTTTGTTGTTACAGATGGTTGGGTCGTGGCTCCATGTTCGTACTGTCCGAGGCGCAGGCGCGTGCGCTGCTCCGCACTACGGGGCACGGCATCGGCGCGGGCGCATTAGTCGATGTCGGCGCGGGAGACGGTGAGGTCAGCCGTCGTTTCGCTCACATCTACCCGCACAACTACGCCACTGAAATATCGGCCAGCATGAGGAAGACATTAGCCGAGAAGGGATACAA GCTCTTGGATACGGAGAAATGGCACCACTACCGTCAGTTCGATTGCATTTGCATGATGAACCTGTTGGACCGCTGCAGTAAGCCGAAGACCATGCTGAAGCAAGCTAGAGACGCGCTGGCGCCCGGTGGAGTCCTCATGTTGGCACTCGTCTTGCCGTACAAACCTTACGTGGAAG TGACGTCGGATCATAAACCAGAAGAACGTCTGCCGATTGAAGGAGCTTACTTCGAAGATCAGCTGGCTGCCTTCGTGAAGTTCATGCGCGAGGAGGCTGGCTTCGAGCTGGTTTCCTGGACGCGAGCCCCTTACCTCTGCGAAGGGGACTTCGCTCAAGCTTACTATTGGCTCGACGACTCCGTATACGTGTTCAAACCTACCGCAGTAGACCCCACCACTTAA
- the LOC118272497 gene encoding uncharacterized protein LOC118272497 isoform X3: MDLAETMKSVLAKSTGTSSGAASTSSSATPHGAEGYVTEKLYMLLQLYLQNKGWSPSIELLQCFSDLKESSMLPSAAYLQMMASRVGLDTQGRLILRENGKIILPYEHFANAVMLKHMNGPHGLHLGLEATVRAVVESYTIGREQFGMEKEFIIEVVQNCPNPACRYYKNQLEMTQKSIQQHLSQQPTYIPASLTGEKSDRRSQDKLSQHQQMLLQHQNRSLGHQSSIDKYSHSQQRSSSSSQASLETKSKHHYSDEHKLTDFLRANLESLESLSGGSGSGSHGERGGAGSGASGGGGAGGQERVVRAFAELARNLQRMRPCVRPAMCKPYGKQSEQLQKILLDTIQLVQSLRSYLPPPHIQVTSWKNDDKLRSNNMEEMESRKIVSGN; encoded by the exons ATGGATTTGGCGGAGACGATGAAGAGTGTACTTGCAAAAAGCACTGGGACGTCGAGCGGCGCGGCGAGTACGTCGAGTTCGGCAACACCGCACGGAGCAGAGGGCTATGTCACTGAGAAACTGTACATGCTGCTGCAGCTCTACCTACAGAACAAGGGCTGGAGCCCCAGTATAGAACTGCTGCAATGTTTCAGTGACCTCAAAGAGTCATCCATGCTTCCCAGTGCTGCATATTTGCA AATGATGGCATCCAGAGTAGGTTTAGATACACAAGGAAGACTGATTCTGCGCGAGAATGGGAAGATAATATTGCCATATGAACATTTTGCTAACGCTGTCATGTTGAAACATATGAATGGACCTCATGGGCTCCATCTAGGGTTAGAAGCAACAGTTAGAGCT GTTGTAGAATCATACACAATAGGCAGGGAGCAGTTTGGAATGGAGAAGGAGTTTATAATAGAAGTAGTACAGAACTGCCCCAACCCTGCTTGTCGGTATTACAAGAACCAGCTGGAGATGACGCAGAAGTCCATACAACAGCATCTTTCTCAACAACCCACATATATTCCag CTAGCCTAACAGGTGAGAAGTCAGATCGTCGCAGCCAGGACAAGCTGTCGCAACACCAGCAGATGCTGCTGCAGCATCAGAACAGGTCGCTGGGCCACCAGTCCTCCATCGACAAGTACTCGCACTCACAGCAGCGCTCCTCCAGCTCCTCACAAGCCAGTCTCGAGACCAAGTCTAAGCATCACTATTCAGATGAACATAAACTTACTGACTTTCTAAG GGCAAATTTGGAGAGTCTGGAGTCTTTGTCTGGTGGTTCCGGGTCTGGCTCGCACGGAGAACGCGGGGGCGCGGGTTCAGGCGCgagcgggggcgggggcgcgggcggccaAGAGCGTGTCGTGCGCGCCTTTGCAGAGCTGGCGCGCAACTTGCAACGCATGCGGCCCTGCGTGCGCCCCGCCATGTGCAAGCCCTATGGCAAGCAGAGTGAGCAGCTACAGAAGA TTCTGTTGGACACCATCCAGTTGGTTCAGTCGCTCCGCAGTTACTTGCCGCCACCACATATCCAGGTCACCTCGTGGAAGAATGATGATAAGTTGCG CTCCAACAACATGGAGGAGATGGAGAGCCGTAAGATAGTGAGCGGTAACTAG
- the LOC118272497 gene encoding uncharacterized protein LOC118272497 isoform X2: MDLAETMKSVLAKSTGTSSGAASTSSSATPHGAEGYVTEKLYMLLQLYLQNKGWSPSIELLQCFSDLKESSMLPSAAYLQMMASRVGLDTQGRLILRENGKIILPYEHFANAVMLKHMNGPHGLHLGLEATVRAVVESYTIGREQFGMEKEFIIEVVQNCPNPACRYYKNQLEMTQKSIQQHLSQQPTYIPDAGATNLPDSQAVERLLRSTALAQDYQLPLAPHLAALTSLTGEKSDRRSQDKLSQHQQMLLQHQNRSLGHQSSIDKYSHSQQRSSSSSQASLETKSKHHYSDEHKLTDFLRANLESLESLSGGSGSGSHGERGGAGSGASGGGGAGGQERVVRAFAELARNLQRMRPCVRPAMCKPYGKQSEQLQKILLDTIQLVQSLRSYLPPPHIQVTSWKNDDKLRSNNMEEMESRKIVSGN; the protein is encoded by the exons ATGGATTTGGCGGAGACGATGAAGAGTGTACTTGCAAAAAGCACTGGGACGTCGAGCGGCGCGGCGAGTACGTCGAGTTCGGCAACACCGCACGGAGCAGAGGGCTATGTCACTGAGAAACTGTACATGCTGCTGCAGCTCTACCTACAGAACAAGGGCTGGAGCCCCAGTATAGAACTGCTGCAATGTTTCAGTGACCTCAAAGAGTCATCCATGCTTCCCAGTGCTGCATATTTGCA AATGATGGCATCCAGAGTAGGTTTAGATACACAAGGAAGACTGATTCTGCGCGAGAATGGGAAGATAATATTGCCATATGAACATTTTGCTAACGCTGTCATGTTGAAACATATGAATGGACCTCATGGGCTCCATCTAGGGTTAGAAGCAACAGTTAGAGCT GTTGTAGAATCATACACAATAGGCAGGGAGCAGTTTGGAATGGAGAAGGAGTTTATAATAGAAGTAGTACAGAACTGCCCCAACCCTGCTTGTCGGTATTACAAGAACCAGCTGGAGATGACGCAGAAGTCCATACAACAGCATCTTTCTCAACAACCCACATATATTCCag ATGCGGGTGCCACAAACCTGCCTGACAGCCAGGCAGTGGAGCGTCTGTTACGCAGCACGGCTTTAGCACAAGACTACCAGCTTCCTCTAGCACCACATCTCGCCGCTCTCA CTAGCCTAACAGGTGAGAAGTCAGATCGTCGCAGCCAGGACAAGCTGTCGCAACACCAGCAGATGCTGCTGCAGCATCAGAACAGGTCGCTGGGCCACCAGTCCTCCATCGACAAGTACTCGCACTCACAGCAGCGCTCCTCCAGCTCCTCACAAGCCAGTCTCGAGACCAAGTCTAAGCATCACTATTCAGATGAACATAAACTTACTGACTTTCTAAG GGCAAATTTGGAGAGTCTGGAGTCTTTGTCTGGTGGTTCCGGGTCTGGCTCGCACGGAGAACGCGGGGGCGCGGGTTCAGGCGCgagcgggggcgggggcgcgggcggccaAGAGCGTGTCGTGCGCGCCTTTGCAGAGCTGGCGCGCAACTTGCAACGCATGCGGCCCTGCGTGCGCCCCGCCATGTGCAAGCCCTATGGCAAGCAGAGTGAGCAGCTACAGAAGA TTCTGTTGGACACCATCCAGTTGGTTCAGTCGCTCCGCAGTTACTTGCCGCCACCACATATCCAGGTCACCTCGTGGAAGAATGATGATAAGTTGCG CTCCAACAACATGGAGGAGATGGAGAGCCGTAAGATAGTGAGCGGTAACTAG